ctgagtaaaataaaattaagttagTGGTTGGAATGTGACATAatgtaaaaagcaaataaatactTCTGCAACTGTGAAGAGGatagtaaacatgttttatttaagatcAAGGCTAATCTGGGTTAATATGTAAAGAACCTCAACTTTTAAAATCTATTATAACCACAAATGCCACATTTCTAATGCACAGAGTGTCATAGACTTTTGTTGCCAGTGTTTGTCCAAAGAAAGTAAACCAACTAGAGTGAAAATATATTGTGTGTGTAGCCTGGAAATTTCACATTTAGCTCCTAATAATAAGTAGAAATtgtgcagaaaacagaaaaatgtagcaGGAAGCTTTGTTGTATagaatgtaaatatgtttgtgtgtgttttagtttccTCGTGTGAGAGACACAAGTTTTACAGGAGTTACAGCGGAGGAGTGTCGAGTACTTTTGTCAGGTATGCACTCTAATTACAATGTGCGGTGTCATCATTGATCTTCACTAGTTACAGTAAAATGACCCTGAAAAGATAGTGATGTATTTTTACaccttattttattattgttttacagGCAGTATGCAGCAGAGCATGGATGAGGAAAAGAAAGGTTTATGGAAGTCGCTAATGGAGAGATTCTCCTCCAAATCACCAGAAGACGGTCCAGAAAAAGctcctgaaaaataaaatttttcttttctgtgttgcttgtatagaaataaatattatctTTGTGGATTTGTCTTTTTTGGTCTAGTAAAATCTTTAAATCATCCATATTgcttctcaaaaacaaaaccagaacacctgaaacaaccaaaaaacgTTTCTAACAGCAATTGCAATACACTATCACTTCATAGGCAATAGTCGGGCTTTTAATATGTCACATGGAAAAATCAGAAACTTAAAGGACATGGAGGAAATTAAACATGAATAATGGAGGACACAAGAAGGGAGAGAGAAGAAATGCATTTAAGAAAGCATACCTGGGAAAAAATGAGGAATAACAccaaaaaggaaggaagaaatggGGACTTGATGCGATGAAATTGTTCTGTCCACACAGGCTAACGAGGAATTCTGCTGAATCTTGAAAGACTATGATAGATTAGACTGATTTTGAGTGATCGCCTTAAAGCAACAGTTGGGAGTTGTTGGAGAAAAGCAATCCCATCATGTCATAATTGTTCGGTACGATGTTTTAAGAccatggcttttttttttattcaaggttATCATGCTGTGAGAATCTCACAATCCATGTCCAGATTTAGCATTATGTGATGGACTGAAATGTGTTTACAATATATCAAAGGTATATGCACTCTTTGCTGTATAAATCTGTTAATGTTTATATTCACAACCAAAGAAAGTTCAACTCCTTTTGCAGAAATAGTGTTtgtgattatttatatttgcgGTGAGATCTACTGGGACAATCTTCTTGTTTTCAAGGAAGGATTCTAAATTCATAAGTTTGCTTACAAAATCTTATTTACAAATGAGAAAATGCCATTTTATGACAGTGAGTACATTTTatacagtaaaattaaaatatatgtcaacatgtttaaaaagaattacatttaaCTCATTCAAATGAGTTGAAATATGTATTTGTGAATTACGCGAAGCCTAATCAACTATATGTATTTAATCCAGTGCGAGCATAATCAGGTCTGTGACAAATTGgaaacaaactttaaacaagTCAAACACATTTACTGCAAAACTGAGCAGGAGTTTCTGCACAGGGAAATAAAGTCATGAATTAGAACTCAAGTACCAGAAGCTGCAACTCCTCTTATTCTCACAGCAGTTAACACCAGGCTGACGCCAAGTTAGAAACAGAATCTATAGCAGctcattttaaagtgaaagaGATTTTACGAACACTTTGGAACACAAAGTCTTCTTACTCCCGTCTTTAAAAAAGTGGCTCTGGTTTGCttaaaaaactcattttatttacaaatgaaaagaatGCAAATTAGAACACCAAACTTTTACACGCATAAATGTTAATCAGAAAAGCATGATTCGTAAAAATGTTTAGCAAAGGAAGCACAGAAACATAACAAAACTCAGTTCCTATATGGATCCTGAGTTAAGCTGGATACTCAAAGTCTGAAAAGCTTTGATCAGAATGTAGTATACCTCATTGTATTAGTGTGACAGGAATAATGCCCATTTTTAAGAGTTACTTTGAAGAGCATGGTGATCTGCAGAACAAATGGGCATGATTTACTAATAACATGTAGACAGGTCCTTGTCAAACTGATAGACAAAAGCTGAATCGTCAAAAAAAGGTTAGCTGTGAAACTGATCTGTCATTTCTGCAAAGGAATTTTATTGTAGTGAATTAAGATTTAGCAATGGAAATCAACACACTGCAATGTGCTCtactcttcctttttctctggGTTATCTCTCCATACGCAGTAGTTGAGGGCTGTGGCGAGGCACAGCCAGGACAGATAGGGAGCGAGGAGCAGGGAGGCGGTGCGGCTGATGGAATACCAAGACACCATGGTGGCTCCAACCGTCCCCGTGAGAAACACAATCTCCACCAGGGCCTAAATTACACAGGAGGAGGGCATCTGATTGACTGGACTGGATTTCAAACATTAATCACCCTTTACATGTATTAGGTAACTatttgagtgaaaaaaaaatgtacccATTTCAGTTTGTGTGCACCAAAGAAAATGGGAGTCCAGGCCCAGTTCAGAGCGAGCTGCAGCCCATAAAGCCCCAGTGGAACCACAGCATCTTCAGTGAAACCTCCAAGCTCTTTCCAGATCAGGTAGGAGCCatacctgcagaaaaaaaatacatccaaaaaataaactcaCTGTAGAGCAGAGTGGCTGAATGATGAATCTAGTGTCTCACTTACCCCATTCCGGTGTACAGGCAAGTCCACACCACAGGGAATGCTGCGTTTGGTGGGCGCCATGAGGGTTTGTTCAAGGTTGGGTACCAGTTTTTTACCTCTTTGCGTGTAATGAAGCCACCATAGAGACCACCGACGTGCGGCAACGCTGTCAACCCAATCATAGGCAGCCACATGGTCTGAGATAAGAGCAAGTTGTAACAGTTTACCCTCTGCTAAAACTGCagatattaattaatattaatcatGTTATACAATAACTTTCATAAACTCTGAAGaggcaggtaaaaaaaaaaagcatttttcaggGTAAAGGCAATGGACAAGTGATCGTcatgaataaaagaataaaatggatAAGTAGCTGGTAACTAAACATAGCGCTTTTAAGTGTGACTGTAATATTACAATATCtctatttcaaacaaaaaaaattgacttctcttctgtatttttaatcaaactagGACATTGTATCCTGTTGTTCAATCTTTGTATAGTATAGGAAAGGAAGATGTCTCGAAAATGTGGACTTTTGCACAACACATGCACAAAATGCAACataattttacattatattacaTCTACATACcttgcaaaaacaagaaaaaaatatttggaaaaaatattttcatctccAAAGTTAACCTTCAAAATCATCTACAAGGTTGAatgttttttccatgtttttctatGTCCAGGTCTTCCAAGGTTTTAAGACCATTCTAGGCTGAAAATGTCattcagaaatgaaaaccaCAATAAAAGTGGATTTGGAACACTGGCACACATTTGTCTGTCTGGAAATTGAACAGAAACCTTTCAggataaaataatgcaaaacatcAATTACAATACATAGTAGCAGAAAGTGCAAAAGACATGCTGCATTGTTGGATATGATTTGCTTGTTCTTCACAATCAACAACAATGTTCAACTTTATGTCATTCTGAACAGGTGAAAACTGTTGCAAATTTAGAGTTCACATACTATATGTGCAATTAATACATAAATTACAGCCTATTTATGtgcaaacataaaattaaattttatacaTGTACACATTGTCTCAAAGCACTTGGATATTTCATTGTAGGTTTCCTTTTTATACGTTTTTGTTGCAGTacaatgtatatttttctaacCAAGTTACAAAGGTTTCATAACTTTTGCTGCACTGAGTACTTTGTTCAACTGATCTTTTAAGTGTGCTATAAAAATACACTTTGAGTTGACTTAGCTCTGTAGTGTATTACTTTGGATTTTGTTTCCTCAAATAAATAGATTACAATTTTTCACCTTTAgtttactgttttgtttattggtGTTAAAGCCAGTCAAGTTTTTACAGAAGAACATATAGTCCAGGCTATTTGTCCATAGTACCCATTAATTTTGCAACCTCCCAATAAAGTTGGTTATATACaggcccaagcctccatggggccccaAGCGGCTCAATGctcttatgccttgggccggccctggttATATATCATTTTAATAGTTGTTATTcaacctccagctgctgtttgaaGGTCACACGTCCTGATGATAACTCCATGTGGGCATGTGGGTAACCGTTCAAACATTTATCTAATATCCAATTTATATGACCAGATTCAGTACAGAAGTTAAAATTTCAGGATCAGCTTTTGAATCTAGTATCATACTAGAACTGTAAACTTGTACGCCTTGTTTTGTAACTTGCGCGGTGTAAGGCGTGTCCAAAGGGACAATTCTCCAAAATAATCTGCTTAATTAATGATGAATACTTCGTGGAACTGTAGGGAATAATGAGTGTTTTTGGCAGGTTGTACGacatataaacaaaaaagagcTAACGCGCATTTCCTTTCGCGAAATACTTTGTTGCAAAACGTATTACTTAAAACACAGAGCGGTCAAAGTTGCAGAAAAATGATTTCCCTCAGTATTCCTTTGCATCGTGTGACGGCTCTGGTCATGAGTTTGTTTGAAACACTTACCATCTCTCAGTCCGGATAGTTGATACGCTGTATATAAAAGGTAAAAGCAACAGCAGACTACAGACATACAGTCTCTAGCATGCTGACAGTCCTGTGATATAGCTGCTTTTAAAGGGCAGGGCAGCCTTATCGCCGCGGTCACTCCTCAGTCCCTCCCACGATCAGCCACCCAAACAACGTGACGGCGCTGTGGCGACAGTCAGGAGGCCTAAAACAGATAACTCTGAGAGAACAAGGATCAAAAATTACAGAAGCTAACACTTTTCTTGCTCAGCCTGTTAGTACAAGTTTCCCGTTGGCTTTTCAGTCGGCGGAAACGTAACGACAGCAAAGATTGCTAAAGGCTCAAGATAGTTTCCTTCCCTTCTCACATGAATGACGTTGACTCTTAGCTGCAGCTCTGATACAACCCCAGCTTGTTCCTGATGTTAAATCATTAACATTTCAACATATTTGACATGGTTTactgttttgaaacttttaagCAGTCACGTATTCTCTAAAAATATAGACAGACATGACATTTGTCAAAGAACAGCAATGACTACTTGAAAGTCAAAatacacaattattttttatttcaggagGCTGAAGCTAAtctatggaggaccaaaactgacataactaaaaataaatagggCAGGACTCCCAAAAGTTTCGTAAACCTTTCCAGATTGATTATGGAttactttgtttctctcttctttaatttttttcaagtgggcctttgtgttttaatctactcgtcagacaggttctatttaagtgatttttctgactacagatttttctgtaacCACGGTTGGTTCTGGCGGGTGAAATACATCACGTCAGAttttaacttgtaaaaaaaacttaaactcTGAATCATTTTCTATTCATCTAACAATTTTGCACtactttaattttagtttatcaAATAAATCACTTGGCCTGAAGTCAAAgtgctttttccctttttgttcaCATTAATCCAAGAGACTAATCTTCAATGAATCTTGGTTTTTGCCATTCACAATAAGGATGTGAATCATAGACTTGAGAAATTCATGGCTCATGATGACTAAATGACTTTATGCAACATGTATCAGAAAAGAATATTTCTGTGACTGTCTGTAGCTGATAATTTTTATTCGATCAATTTTGGTAATATGCCTGCATTTTCATAAATAGCTAACATATCAATTCGTCACTCCTGTGGCATCTACATACCtgaccaaacaaatattttttaggtaacaaaaaaaaaagaaaaagcaactgAACTGTTCTTGTTTTTGAGATTTCTTCATTATGTGGGGGGATGAAAGCTCTTCAAAAGCCAAGAgaagtgcatttattttctatttaagaaGTTTTCTCCTAGATAACAGGCTATACACAAACGTCAGGGGATGTAAATTTTTCAACAAATGAAATTGGTCCACTTGCACTCTTTATGTgacaatgttttattcaataattcaAGACCGACAAGAGTACAGAGATAAGTTGATGGCAAGACAAACGCCTTTAGCAAACATCTATTGTCCAGGCACTtcagtttattaaatttttctGGGGCTAAAAACCAAAAAGCACAAGTTGGTCAAGAGTATTATCAGAAGAAActttgcagaaacaaacataaattacacaaaaagaaCAGCATTCCAAACCAGTTATAATCGAGCCTGTTAGATACAAGGTTTCTGTTGCTCAATAATTTTGGACATTCGTAGTTTAAGTTCAAATTAACCTAcaaattactcaaaataaaaactatctGATTTAATTAGATAGCCTCCCAGAGCCCAAAAATATGCATGTCAAATTTTCAAAGTTTCTAAGCTGCCCCTTTGTGTGTGAAGGTGAGTGTGACCTATCCTTGGTGTACCCTGCCCTGTGCCCAGTGACAAAACAggataaaataagtaaatacaatTCATTAACAGCTGGAGGCACATAGTTAATTTTCTCAATAATACcataataattgtttttagacCTCATAGCTGCCTTTatcacacagaaaaacatcaataattgCTTTTAGAATCAGACTATCATGTAACCTGGTacaaaaaactattatttttcttaggtTAGGTTGCAGATTCGTTGTACAGAAATGACCCAGAAAAATACTGTAAACTGTACCCTACTCTTTTTTATCAGGGTTGTCTCTCCATATGCAGTAACGGATGGCGGTGGTGTAACACATCCAAGCCAGATATGGCGCTAAGAGCAGAGAGGCAGTGCGGCTAATGGGATACCAAGACAACATGGTCGCTCCAATTGCCCCATCGAGAAGCACAATCTCAATTAGACCCTAAAATGtgaacataaaacacatttatcagACAATTTGCAATAGTAAAATTCACTtctagaatttaaaaataacattaatagAGACCTCTATGTTTTAAAGCCTACCCATTTTTGACTGTGTGCACCAAAGAAAAGAGGAACTGATGCCCAGTTCAGAGCGAGCTGCAGCCCATAAAGTCCCATTGGGACCACTGCATCCTCAGTAAAACCCCCAAGCTCTTTCCAAATTAGGTAGGATCCATACctgcatggaaaaaaaaaaatggacaaattcTTAACACTTAATCCTACATTACAAAAGAGAAGGTTTTCTTCCTTCATAAGTGAGTacagaatgaaagaaaagatgttttaataCCTAGAGAAGGAAAATATTCAAGAGCATGCTTGGAGAGGTAGCAGCTGCGTCTGCAAATACACTCAaaagtctaaatatttttcatggCAATATAATATTAATAGCATTATAATTGTTGAATCCAAAATATGGAACTTGGTATCACTATTAATTGATAAACAGTAGAGTTAAAATATTACTAAAGATGGCAATTTCAACAGCTATTACAAGAATTAGTTTGATGcaatgttttgtatattttcagtacttctgtatttttaggttcaaaatatattgtttagaaagcagaaagaaaagaaaacagtaaaatctCAGATGTTATgctgaaaaattaaattttgaaataCTAAAGCATCCATGCATTCAGATGAATCATCAGTATACTTCAAGTATGTTTGAAAATCCACAGACCAATAGTTTAGAGCACCTACATGCACTCTGcatggctttttatttttgttcctccttagcatgtataaaaataacttgCGCTGCAGGAATGATAACAGAGCAATAAAGTCATACACATTCACTGAGAACTGATAATATATCGGCTCCTGGTCCTgaacttttcattttgaaaacattaccTGAATTAAGTACAAAAAGGACAAGTTCTCTGGAAGACTGAACTTAGCCATGCTGTGTATAATTTACCCCATCCCTGTGTAAAGACTCGTCCACACCACAGGGAATGCTCCGTTCGGTGGGCACCAGGAGGGTTTCTTCAGGCTTGCGTACCAGGTGTAGACCTCCCTGCGTCGGATGAAGCCACCAAGAATCCCTCCGACATGGGGCAGGGCTGTGAACCCAATCATTGGCAGAGACATGGTCTGAAACAAGACCAGATGATTTTATGACCGATTCCGAAGACGATGGGTCGCAGGGATTATACAATACGAAAAGTAATTGCTCCCAGACAAAtatcttcagttttttctttttttgtcacaacttTCACATCATCAAGCACATTTTATTATCACTCAACTAACGTgactaaatacaaaaagtagTTATTAAAGGGTGATTTCACttattaggggaaaaaaacaatccaaaataaTCTTGTcctatgtaaaaagaaaaaataaagtaattgcACAagaattcagttcaattcagccACACAGCAGATTTGAGCATGAATGGCCAGAGGTTATACCACAACATCATGTTGTATGTCTAGACTTTAACTAGCCTACTCTGAAACCctaattttgtttagtttttcagttattaaaatcACTTGTTGTGATGTGTTTTGAATCACTATCCTGCTGCAAATCCTAGGGTGCATTCATAGGCTAAAGACCATGAACTCATTGTTGAACATTCTCCATCtgaactttttatgtttttgctaaGAACAGAATTCATGGTTTCTAAAATAGCAAAGTATCCCGAGATGTTTGCACAACCACTTGCCAGTTTGCCTGTTATtgtgatgttctttttctgaaatgcatcAGAGGTCAGTACCGCTCCAATGTCAAAGGGAAGGTCATTCAGGATGGAGTCTGCATGTTCTCTCtatgcatgcgtgggttctctttGGGTAGTTGTCCTCTCACAGTTCTAAAACATGTGGATGTGAggagtgtgtttgtgcacaGCTGTTTGTTCTGTGTGTCTCTATGTTGCTGTGTGACAGAACAGCGACCTGTCCAGATTGTGCTTTATGCAGCATCTAACGGGATGAACTCtgctttttgcatttactcTGTTTATGTTTATCAGATTTTATGATGAtcaatgatctgaaacatttaattatggGAGGACTATCTATGTCACATTTAATTGTGACATAGTGCAtccctttaaatataaataagaaagaagggaagtaaaataaatgtttttttttctaagtatgcccatattgtgtttttacaaaaaagaaatttctggCTGAATTACCGCAAATGTGGATGGTATCAATTTAGTCACTGTTCATCAGACAGTCTGGGTAGAGAAACTTTTTCTGTGACAACTAGCTTTTGCAGGTAAAAGTTCACGCAGTTTGTATCCAGAATGTGTGGGTCTGCAGAGATAGGTGCCTGATCTAAGGGAGATCATATCTATCTATAGAGAATATCttattgttcttgaaaaacgGCCTAATAACATAATCTTATAgtgcttgtttttattgtcttattcTTATTTTACCTTTACAGAACATGCAAATTACAGCGTAATCAAATTTAGATCCACCATGCTgacaaaaatgacattaaagtaACGTTTTTCATGTATAATAGAGTTTTACAGAAgatatgaaacaaataaagcacGTGACTAATAAAACATCCTGTTATTAAGCCAATTCCAcaaggtgtcaaactccagtcctcaagggccgcagacctgcagtttttagatgtgccacagatacaaaacactggtatgaaatggcttaattacctcctccttgtgtagatcagttctccagagccttgctaatgagctcattattctattcaggtgtggtgcagcagaggcacacctaaaaagttgcaggacagcggcccttgaagactggagtttgacaccccgaAAGTGGTCGAGAGAGATGCGACTAAAGCCATTTAAAAGTAGCCTCGAAATTCAGAGCAATTTGTGTCTTACCGTCAGCGTGCCTGACAGCTCAACAAGGAAGTCACTAGTGATGTAAGAAATCGTTATGCAGTCGTTTACGTAAACTGTCTGGTTTCTGAAGGTGAAGGCTATTGTCCGACACTCCCTACCTCAAACGCAAAAAAGGCAAACAGCGTGACGTCACCACGTTCTGATCAGCCATTGGctgcaagaacaaaaataactaaataaaataaacatattctaTAACGCCGAATTTGTCCACGGGTCAAATAGTACCCTTCCgtgttttgatgcttttttattattgcctAATCtcgtctgttttattttacttatttatttgctgAGATTACAAAACGTTTAAGATAGTTCCCCACCTCTGCACCACAGAGACGTTTTGTGCCCCGTTCAATTTACCTCGGAAAACCTAAATCTAGGAACATCATCACGCTCTGTTTAAAAGGCTTTATTACATTATGAAGTAATGTTAGAGAAGTCAATTAATATATTAACCGAAGAAGGTAAAACTActtccaacatatttttattttatattttaataaaagtaagtTGCCatccaaaaaaattacaaaaataagagtaaaaatgtatttcataaaaAGGCTACTTTAGTATAATatctaatttaatatttcaaattgatgtaatcaaacagacaaaaatacagTTATGTGTAAATTCTGGTTTTTTAAAGACTACAGCACAGCAGACAAAGCTTGAGTACAAACAAGAAGTCTCACTTCAATATATTTAGGTACGTTTCTGTGTCTGCtgcatttttagttaaaacatgtttgttcttcactCAGTGATGTATCCAGAAAAAGCAAGAGTAGAGCTTTCTAATATGacaataattaatattattttagtaatgtaatattaagtaaaagtataaattaTGGTACTGTAAAACAACTAGTTGTACATATTTTCCATACAGTTGCTCTAGTAAACAAGTCTTGTTAACAGTCTGCACCAGAATAAATGAATTGGCATCATCAATTtagctgttttcagttttattgctcTGATGCTATAGCGTTAAGCAAACTTGCTAGTCATTTGTATCTTAAGGCACTTCAAGGtgctttatttaataataaaaaaatacaataagcaaaaaaacaaacataacagaaaacagaagtcatgaaaagtttaaatacagGTCAGAATAAATCTATTTTCCAATATAAATTGAAGGCAGCTCAAAACAAAACTGGGTTTAGCCTTGATTTTAGttcagcagttttctggaagtttgttctaaattagaggagcataaaaactgaaagctgctttgcagtgtttggttctggttctgggggtTGTTATGGTTATGTAAGCATGCAGCAGTGTGCATGTAAGTAGATAAAAGAGATGGAGAAAAGATACAGAATCATACATCCATAACAACAGTTTTCCAGCTACACGAACAAAATCAGTCCTTTTTTATGCCGAGTGACTAGGCATAGCACTATTAGCAAAACAGTGTAATTCTTTGCAATTAATACATTCAAATATAATCTAAAAGACTACAAAGTCTCTTAGATTAGAAATATGCTAATCTAAGTGAGATAGTGAGATACAAAAACTGGGAACTCTCAGAAATCACTGTGCGACCCTAtaagtgcaaataaatacagagcTATTAAGAAGGAATCTTTTACATCTCTACTTAGGAATTTTAAGCCACTTTTCTTAGCAAGATTGTTCCAATTCAGCCTTCATTTGAGGGATTTTGGACATAATTGCCCTGCTTCAACCAGATCTAAGCtacactttgactaggctacaGCACAACCTTTTTCTTAAGTTCATTCAGAGATGGACTTGACGTGCTTTGTATCATCATCTTGCTGCATAAGTCAAATGTGGGTGGGCATTCTTCTCCCAGTGCAGACAAAGGAGAGGTGTGTGGAAAAAATGcatgacacaaaaaaacatttccactggAAAGTTAAGCAGTTATTTCTGCTtgtaaagtaagaaaatgtgtaaaagtgaaTGAGAAGactggaagtttttttttttatcctacaAACCTTCATGTATTGACTCCagcttcttcttttgctttttgatttgttttccatcGACCCCGAGTTCACTTTTAGCAGTATAACCCTTTGAACATCaagttttatttgcattgtgCACTATTGTAAATAATTAGTATTTTTAATGCACAAGTACACATGGagattttggacatttttaaatgaacctaCTCACTTACACAATCTTTTGGACGggagtgtgttgtttttactaTACCTATGCAGTAAGAATGTTGAACTTGTGTCACTATAGGACGGTTTGTTGCacttaattctgtttttatacatttgacGTTC
Above is a genomic segment from Xiphophorus couchianus chromosome 20, X_couchianus-1.0, whole genome shotgun sequence containing:
- the tspo gene encoding translocator protein, translated to MTMWLPMIGLTALPHVGGLYGGFITRKEVKNWYPTLNKPSWRPPNAAFPVVWTCLYTGMGYGSYLIWKELGGFTEDAVVPLGLYGLQLALNWAWTPIFFGAHKLKWALVEIVFLTGTVGATMVSWYSISRTASLLLAPYLSWLCLATALNYCVWRDNPEKKEE
- the LOC114135750 gene encoding translocator protein-like, translating into MSLPMIGFTALPHVGGILGGFIRRREVYTWYASLKKPSWCPPNGAFPVVWTSLYTGMGYGSYLIWKELGGFTEDAVVPMGLYGLQLALNWASVPLFFGAHSQKWGLIEIVLLDGAIGATMLSWYPISRTASLLLAPYLAWMCYTTAIRYCIWRDNPDKKE